The genomic region TCATAAAAATTAACTTAAAAGATGGGTTTCCATAAATAACGCGGCACCGTCAGCATTGTTATCTTTTGATGTTTCATATTCCGTCAATGACTTAATATGAGGTGCAGCATTTTTCATCGCAACTGTGATCGCACCTACTTCAAACATTGTACGATCATTATCACTATCGCCGATGACCATTGTTTCAGATTGATCAATTTTGAAGTGTTCACACATTTCAAGGATGCCTGTCCCTTTATTAATACGATAAGCCATTGTCTCAACATTATTTGGCGTTGAATTAGAAACTTCAATTTTCAATGTCTCTGATTGTGCCTCCATCTGACTTCTAAAATTTTGAATTACTTGTAGATCAGGATGAAATAAATACATTTTTGAATAACCCAAGTTTGATGGTATACGCGATTGCCATGTTAACTTTTGATCGACCGCTTCCTGACGCGAGAGCCACTCACTCTCGTTTACCGTATCCGGTTTATCCCCTTCTATCATACTTAACATCCACTTTTGATCTTCTATTAATGCAAATCGCTCTTCTGTAAATGGAAAAATTTCATAATAGATGCCTGCCTTTTTCGC from Staphylococcus felis harbors:
- a CDS encoding Cof-type HAD-IIB family hydrolase, which produces MNKVKAIFLDMDGTILHENNRASAYTSQTIKRLRGMGYKVFLATGRAYEEIQMLIPDDLKFDGVISSNGTRGHIDGEILFEHDLSVTAVSEIVSQAKKAGIYYEIFPFTEERFALIEDQKWMLSMIEGDKPDTVNESEWLSRQEAVDQKLTWQSRIPSNLGYSKMYLFHPDLQVIQNFRSQMEAQSETLKIEVSNSTPNNVETMAYRINKGTGILEMCEHFKIDQSETMVIGDSDNDRTMFEVGAITVAMKNAAPHIKSLTEYETSKDNNADGAALFMETHLLS